One Herbaspirillum rubrisubalbicans genomic window carries:
- a CDS encoding NUDIX domain-containing protein, producing MDAHLKETQKDSHRVYEGHFLKVQKDTIVLPDGKESTREYIKHPGAVAVLPLFDDGSVLMERQFRYPLDRVFIEFPAGKLDPGEDSLDCAKRELQEETGYTASQWQYVCTIHNAIAYSDEHLVLYVARGLKEGERQLDEGEFLDIYKAPLAELLEQVRNGQITDVKTVIGVFWLEKIVNGSWMPPERPAGI from the coding sequence ATGGACGCCCACCTCAAAGAGACGCAGAAAGACAGCCACCGGGTCTACGAAGGCCACTTCCTCAAAGTCCAGAAGGACACCATCGTGCTGCCCGATGGCAAGGAATCTACCCGCGAATACATCAAGCACCCCGGTGCCGTTGCAGTGCTGCCCTTGTTCGATGATGGCAGTGTGCTCATGGAGCGCCAGTTCCGCTATCCGCTGGATCGCGTCTTCATCGAATTCCCGGCCGGCAAGCTCGATCCGGGTGAAGACAGCCTCGACTGCGCCAAGCGCGAACTGCAGGAAGAAACCGGCTATACCGCCAGCCAATGGCAATACGTCTGCACCATCCACAATGCCATTGCCTATTCGGATGAGCACCTGGTGCTGTATGTGGCGCGTGGCCTGAAGGAAGGGGAGCGGCAACTGGATGAAGGTGAGTTCCTCGACATCTACAAGGCGCCGTTGGCCGAGCTGCTGGAACAGGTGCGCAATGGCCAGATTACCGATGTGAAGACGGTCATCGGTGTGTTCTGGCTGGAGAAGATCGTCAACGGCAGCTGGATGCCGCCCGAGCGTCCTGCCGGCATCTGA
- a CDS encoding electron transfer flavoprotein-ubiquinone oxidoreductase: MTSTQDLLAQYGPRESMEYDVVIVGGGPAGLSAAIRLKQLAAQQHREVAVCVLEKGSEVGAHILSGAVMDPRALTELIPDWKEQGAPLHTPVSEDRFLFLSATKAYKTPNWLLPTCFQNHGNYVISLSNVTRWLGQQAEALGVEIFPGFPAAEVLYHEDGSVKGVATGNLGINKEGEPTAEFQLGMELHAKYTFFAEGARGHLGKQVIAKYQLDEGRDPQTYAIGIKELWEVKPEVHQPGLVVHTAGWPLPHDTYGGSFLYHLENNQVAVGYVVGLAYQNPYLSPFEEFQRYKTHPEIRKFFEGGKRLSYGARAITAGGVQSLPKLVFPGGALLGCDAGFLNASRIKGSHAAIKSGMLAAEAAFQALGENRQGDELAAYPAAFDASWLKEELHKARNFKPSMSRGLVSGTLLVGIDQVLFGGKAPWTLRHTHADHECLRPASDFAPIVYPKPDGKLTFDRLSSVFISNTNHGEDQPAHLTLKDKNVPVQINLAKYAGPEARYCPAGVYEFVKNEDHSDRLQINAQNCVHCKTCDIKDPTQNIVWVTPEGGGGPNYSGM, translated from the coding sequence ATGACTTCTACTCAAGACTTGCTCGCACAATACGGCCCTCGCGAATCGATGGAATATGACGTAGTCATCGTCGGCGGCGGCCCGGCCGGCCTGTCGGCGGCGATCCGCCTCAAACAGCTGGCCGCCCAACAGCATCGTGAAGTCGCAGTGTGCGTGCTGGAAAAAGGTAGCGAAGTTGGCGCCCATATCCTCTCCGGCGCCGTGATGGACCCGCGGGCGCTGACCGAGCTGATTCCTGACTGGAAGGAACAAGGCGCACCGTTGCACACGCCGGTCAGCGAAGACCGCTTCCTGTTCCTCTCCGCTACCAAGGCCTACAAGACGCCCAACTGGCTCTTGCCCACCTGTTTCCAGAATCACGGCAATTACGTCATTTCGCTCTCCAACGTCACCCGCTGGCTGGGCCAGCAGGCCGAGGCGCTAGGCGTGGAAATCTTCCCGGGCTTCCCGGCGGCCGAAGTGCTCTATCACGAGGATGGCTCGGTCAAGGGCGTAGCCACCGGCAACCTGGGCATCAACAAGGAAGGCGAACCCACCGCCGAATTCCAGCTCGGCATGGAGTTGCACGCCAAGTACACCTTCTTCGCCGAAGGGGCGCGCGGCCACCTGGGCAAGCAAGTGATCGCCAAGTACCAACTCGATGAAGGCCGCGATCCGCAGACCTATGCCATCGGCATCAAGGAGCTGTGGGAAGTGAAGCCGGAAGTGCACCAGCCCGGCCTGGTGGTGCATACGGCCGGCTGGCCACTGCCGCATGACACCTATGGCGGCTCGTTCCTGTATCACCTGGAAAACAACCAGGTGGCGGTCGGTTATGTGGTCGGACTGGCCTACCAGAATCCTTACCTGTCGCCCTTCGAGGAATTCCAGCGCTACAAGACCCACCCGGAAATCCGCAAGTTCTTCGAAGGCGGTAAGCGCCTCTCCTATGGCGCCCGCGCCATCACCGCAGGCGGCGTGCAGTCGCTGCCCAAGCTGGTATTTCCGGGGGGCGCCCTGCTGGGCTGCGATGCCGGTTTCCTCAACGCCTCGCGCATCAAGGGCAGTCATGCTGCGATCAAGAGTGGGATGCTGGCCGCCGAAGCCGCCTTCCAGGCGCTGGGCGAGAACCGCCAGGGCGACGAACTGGCGGCCTACCCGGCCGCCTTCGACGCCTCCTGGCTGAAGGAAGAATTGCACAAGGCGCGCAACTTCAAGCCTTCGATGAGCCGCGGCCTGGTCAGCGGTACGCTGCTGGTGGGCATCGATCAGGTACTCTTCGGTGGCAAGGCACCGTGGACGCTGCGTCATACCCATGCCGACCATGAATGCCTGCGCCCGGCCTCGGACTTCGCACCCATCGTCTATCCTAAGCCGGACGGCAAGCTGACCTTCGACCGCCTCTCTTCGGTGTTCATCTCCAACACCAACCACGGGGAAGACCAGCCGGCCCACCTGACCTTGAAGGATAAGAATGTGCCGGTGCAGATCAACCTGGCCAAATATGCTGGCCCGGAAGCGCGCTACTGCCCGGCAGGCGTCTATGAATTCGTCAAGAACGAGGACCATTCCGACCGCCTGCAGATCAATGCGCAGAACTGCGTACACTGCAAGACCTGCGACATCAAGGATCCAACCCAGAACATCGTCTGGGTGACGCCTGAAGGTGGTGGCGGGCCGAATTACTCGGGCATGTAA
- a CDS encoding acyl-CoA thioesterase yields MSPHQQAAPKQLYISRQSIRWGDMDAFGHVNNTIYFRFMEQCRIEWLEEVFGPTIAGLEGPVIVNAHCNFRRQMKYPATIAVQMNAGHVGRTSVETTYVIRDAVDEQIIYADGAAKIVWVDFEKEKSTALPERLRQLLTSL; encoded by the coding sequence ATGAGCCCTCACCAACAGGCCGCACCGAAGCAGTTATATATCTCTCGCCAGAGCATCCGCTGGGGGGATATGGATGCCTTCGGTCATGTCAACAACACCATCTATTTCCGCTTCATGGAGCAGTGCCGCATCGAGTGGCTGGAAGAGGTGTTCGGCCCCACCATTGCCGGCCTGGAAGGCCCGGTGATCGTCAATGCCCACTGCAATTTCAGGCGTCAGATGAAGTATCCCGCCACCATTGCCGTGCAGATGAACGCCGGCCATGTGGGGCGCACGAGTGTGGAAACTACGTATGTCATCCGCGACGCTGTCGATGAACAGATCATTTATGCTGATGGTGCTGCAAAGATCGTCTGGGTCGATTTCGAGAAAGAAAAATCCACTGCGTTGCCCGAGAGGCTGCGACAGCTCCTGACAAGCTTGTAA
- a CDS encoding ABC transporter substrate-binding protein, translated as MTYKTQAFVAAALMSLALTSQAADPIKIGVSGPYTGGSAPMGVSMRDGVKLAVAEINAAGGVLGRQIQLVERDDEAKNERGVQIAQELINKEKVVATVGFINTGVALASQRFYQEAKIPVINNVATGTVITKQFEKEKDNYIFRTSAADKIQAKMIADEAVDKQKFSKVAILADSTNYGQLGREDLEKVLADKKVTPVAVEKYNIKDVDMTAQLLKSKQGGAQAVLTYGIGPELAQIANGMEKLNWHVPIIGSWPLSMGNFIDNSGKNGNGARMPQTFIQDGNTPKRKAFIEAYQKAYKVDRMPSAVSAAQGYDSILLLAAAIKQAGSTDGEKVRAALENLNTKVEGVVTTYDKPFTHDDHEAIKASMVVMGEVKNGRVILGK; from the coding sequence ATGACATACAAGACCCAAGCCTTTGTTGCGGCTGCCCTGATGAGCCTGGCGCTCACTTCGCAGGCGGCCGATCCGATCAAGATCGGTGTTTCCGGCCCCTATACCGGTGGTTCGGCGCCGATGGGGGTTTCCATGCGCGACGGCGTCAAGCTGGCCGTGGCCGAGATCAATGCCGCCGGCGGCGTGCTGGGACGCCAGATTCAACTGGTCGAGCGCGATGATGAGGCCAAGAACGAACGCGGCGTGCAGATCGCCCAGGAACTGATCAACAAGGAAAAGGTGGTCGCCACCGTCGGCTTCATCAACACCGGCGTGGCCCTGGCCTCGCAGCGCTTCTACCAGGAAGCCAAGATTCCGGTGATTAACAACGTCGCCACCGGCACTGTGATCACCAAGCAGTTCGAGAAGGAAAAGGATAACTACATCTTCCGCACCTCGGCCGCCGACAAGATCCAGGCCAAGATGATCGCCGATGAAGCGGTGGACAAGCAGAAGTTCAGCAAGGTCGCCATCCTGGCCGACTCCACCAACTACGGCCAGCTCGGCCGCGAAGACCTGGAGAAGGTGCTGGCCGACAAGAAGGTCACCCCGGTGGCCGTCGAGAAGTACAACATCAAGGACGTCGATATGACGGCCCAGTTGCTCAAGTCCAAGCAGGGCGGCGCCCAGGCCGTGCTGACCTACGGCATCGGCCCGGAACTGGCGCAGATCGCCAACGGCATGGAAAAGTTGAACTGGCACGTGCCCATCATCGGCAGTTGGCCGCTGTCCATGGGTAACTTCATCGATAACTCCGGCAAGAACGGCAATGGCGCCCGGATGCCGCAAACCTTCATCCAGGACGGCAATACGCCCAAGCGCAAGGCCTTCATCGAGGCCTACCAGAAGGCCTACAAGGTCGATCGTATGCCCTCGGCCGTCTCGGCTGCCCAAGGCTATGACTCCATCCTGCTGCTGGCCGCTGCCATCAAGCAGGCTGGCAGCACCGATGGCGAAAAGGTCCGCGCTGCGCTGGAAAACCTGAACACCAAGGTCGAAGGCGTGGTCACTACCTATGACAAACCGTTCACCCACGACGATCACGAAGCCATCAAGGCGAGCATGGTCGTGATGGGCGAGGTCAAGAACGGCCGCGTCATCCTCGGCAAATAA
- a CDS encoding branched-chain amino acid ABC transporter permease has protein sequence MDILLQLVFSGIALGMIYAVIAFGYQLTFATSGTLNFGQGEALMLGALVGLSVVGNIHGGPYLNYWLMIPIVLVFGALQGMFVEWIGVRPAIKIKSEFGWIMSTIALAIIFKNVAENIWGKDDLPFPTPISGTPFQVFGANVQPMQVLVVIGALLIMAAVELFNRKSIYGKAVVATSNDRDAAGLMGINTSMVITFSYALSSATAAFAGVLVAPLTLTGATMGAALGLKAFAVAIIGGLTSGMGAIVGGLILGVAETVTGFYISTGYKEVPGLVLLLLVLAVKPAGLFGKTAIKKV, from the coding sequence ATGGATATCCTCTTACAACTGGTCTTCTCCGGGATCGCGCTGGGCATGATCTATGCCGTCATCGCCTTCGGTTACCAACTGACCTTTGCCACCTCCGGCACCCTCAACTTCGGCCAGGGTGAAGCCCTGATGCTGGGCGCCCTGGTCGGGCTTTCCGTGGTGGGCAACATCCACGGCGGGCCCTATCTCAATTATTGGCTGATGATTCCCATCGTGCTGGTCTTTGGCGCCTTGCAAGGCATGTTCGTGGAGTGGATCGGTGTGCGTCCGGCCATCAAGATCAAGTCCGAATTCGGCTGGATCATGTCCACCATCGCCCTGGCCATCATCTTCAAGAACGTCGCCGAGAACATCTGGGGCAAGGACGACCTGCCGTTTCCCACGCCGATCTCGGGTACCCCGTTCCAGGTCTTCGGGGCCAACGTGCAACCCATGCAGGTGCTGGTGGTGATCGGCGCCTTGCTCATCATGGCGGCGGTCGAATTGTTCAATCGCAAGTCCATCTACGGCAAGGCCGTGGTGGCCACCTCCAACGACCGCGATGCGGCGGGCCTGATGGGCATCAATACCAGCATGGTGATCACTTTTTCATATGCGCTGTCTTCCGCCACTGCCGCCTTCGCCGGCGTGCTGGTGGCCCCGCTGACCTTAACCGGCGCCACCATGGGCGCGGCACTGGGACTGAAGGCCTTTGCGGTGGCCATCATCGGTGGCCTCACCTCGGGCATGGGCGCCATCGTCGGCGGCCTGATCCTGGGCGTGGCCGAGACCGTGACCGGCTTCTATATCTCCACCGGCTATAAGGAAGTCCCGGGACTGGTGCTGCTGCTGCTGGTCCTGGCGGTGAAACCTGCGGGCCTGTTCGGCAAAACTGCGATCAAGAAGGTCTGA
- a CDS encoding ABC transporter permease subunit has protein sequence MNKKILLLSLLGIVALGGIPMVVHNPYYLHLIETILIYAILLFGLDIVVGYTGQVSLGHAGLFGIGSYAAGVLFFKLGMPIFVTVPAAIAVTAVFGAILALPALRVTGPYLAMVTLAFGTIIQILINEMTFLTEGPMGIKLHKPMIGGEKMSEVQFFYLVAALMVISMLVVHRILKSNLGRAFQALRDSPIASDCMGVSVYRYKVYAFIISAALAGLSGALYAYSEEYISPNTYNFELTILFLLAVIMGGRKSRIGSLIGALIVVMLPSLLSDIALFRQIATVLAVIVVVGAGVQVARKTKTVRGVAVPVVATIAMAAFSYKLENITDWRLTIFGLMTLFVVYYLQDGIVGFCRNLFGRLLTKHVPVAQQIAGDKERAVITTDSVKDQGATLLKVNQILMQFGGLKALNRVDLDVRKGTVHGLIGPNGSGKSTMMNVLTGIYRPTDGVVEYDGRPISGNVPSAIALGGVARTFQNVQLFGEMTATENVLVGLHHTFNSNVVDVMVNTPRYVREEQAARERAAAILEFVGLANLANEEARNLPYGKQRLLEIGRALGLNPSLLLLDEPAAGLTAPDIKELVAIIRKIREAGITIILIEHHMDVVMSICDTVTVLDFGQKIAEGKPAQVQADPKVIEAYLGSGAGDAHDNPSSPAGA, from the coding sequence ATGAACAAGAAAATCCTGCTCCTGTCTTTGCTGGGTATCGTCGCGCTGGGCGGCATTCCCATGGTGGTGCACAACCCGTATTACCTGCACCTGATCGAAACCATCCTGATCTACGCCATCCTGCTGTTCGGACTGGATATCGTGGTCGGCTATACCGGCCAGGTCTCGCTGGGTCATGCTGGCTTGTTCGGCATCGGCTCGTATGCGGCCGGCGTGCTGTTCTTCAAGCTGGGGATGCCGATCTTCGTGACGGTACCGGCCGCCATTGCCGTCACGGCAGTGTTCGGTGCCATCCTGGCCTTGCCGGCCTTGCGCGTGACTGGTCCTTACCTGGCCATGGTGACGCTGGCCTTTGGCACCATCATCCAGATCCTGATCAACGAGATGACCTTCCTCACCGAAGGCCCGATGGGTATCAAGCTGCACAAGCCCATGATCGGCGGCGAGAAGATGAGCGAAGTGCAGTTCTTCTATCTGGTCGCGGCCCTGATGGTGATCTCGATGCTGGTGGTGCATCGCATCCTCAAGTCCAACCTGGGGCGCGCGTTCCAGGCCCTGCGTGACAGCCCGATCGCTTCCGATTGCATGGGCGTGTCGGTGTATCGCTACAAGGTCTATGCCTTCATCATCAGCGCCGCGTTGGCCGGTCTCTCGGGTGCCCTGTATGCGTATTCGGAAGAGTACATCTCGCCCAATACCTACAACTTCGAGCTGACCATCCTGTTCCTGCTGGCGGTGATCATGGGGGGACGCAAGTCGCGCATCGGCTCGCTCATCGGTGCGCTCATCGTGGTGATGCTGCCCAGTCTGTTGTCCGATATCGCGCTATTCCGCCAGATCGCCACCGTGCTGGCGGTGATCGTGGTGGTGGGCGCTGGCGTGCAAGTGGCGCGCAAGACCAAGACTGTGCGCGGCGTGGCCGTGCCGGTGGTGGCGACCATCGCCATGGCGGCCTTCTCCTACAAGCTGGAAAATATCACCGACTGGCGCCTGACTATCTTTGGTCTGATGACGCTGTTCGTGGTGTATTACCTGCAGGATGGCATCGTCGGCTTCTGCCGCAACCTGTTTGGTCGCTTGCTCACCAAGCATGTGCCGGTGGCGCAGCAGATCGCCGGTGACAAGGAACGCGCCGTCATCACCACCGATTCGGTCAAGGATCAGGGAGCCACGCTGTTGAAGGTCAACCAGATCCTGATGCAGTTCGGCGGCCTGAAGGCCCTGAACCGGGTTGACCTGGACGTACGCAAGGGAACCGTGCACGGCCTGATCGGCCCGAACGGCTCGGGCAAGAGCACCATGATGAACGTGCTCACCGGCATCTACCGTCCCACCGATGGTGTGGTGGAATACGATGGCCGTCCGATCTCCGGCAATGTGCCCTCGGCCATCGCCCTAGGCGGCGTGGCGCGGACTTTCCAGAACGTGCAACTGTTCGGTGAAATGACGGCCACTGAAAATGTGCTGGTCGGCCTGCATCACACCTTCAACAGCAATGTGGTCGATGTGATGGTCAATACGCCCCGTTACGTCCGGGAAGAGCAGGCTGCACGGGAACGCGCCGCCGCCATCCTGGAGTTTGTCGGCTTGGCCAACCTGGCCAATGAAGAGGCGCGCAACCTGCCGTACGGCAAGCAGCGCCTGCTGGAAATCGGCCGTGCGCTGGGCTTGAATCCGAGTCTGTTGCTGCTGGACGAACCGGCCGCTGGCCTCACTGCGCCGGACATCAAGGAACTCGTTGCCATCATCCGCAAGATCCGCGAAGCCGGCATCACCATCATCCTGATCGAACACCACATGGACGTGGTCATGTCCATCTGCGATACCGTCACCGTGCTCGACTTCGGTCAGAAGATCGCCGAAGGCAAGCCGGCCCAGGTCCAGGCTGACCCCAAGGTCATCGAAGCCTACCTCGGCAGTGGCGCAGGCGATGCCCATGACAACCCATCCAGCCCCGCGGGAGCCTGA
- a CDS encoding ABC transporter ATP-binding protein, translating to MLTISNLHAAYGKVEVLHGISMDVPKGKVVTLIGSNGAGKTTTMRAISGMIKPKGGEVTLGGKNITGLDSHKIARFGLAHSPEGRRVFATMSVIDNLLLGAFPRFTRARPKGDIAHDLERALELFPRLKERQVQLAGTLSGGEQQMLAMARAVMLNPEVILLDEPSMGLAPILVDEVFRIISRLKEQGVTMLLVEQFAAAALNVADYGYVLENGKISVHGPADKLQNDPAVKAAYLGGGAHH from the coding sequence ATGCTGACTATTTCCAATCTGCACGCCGCTTACGGCAAGGTCGAGGTGCTGCATGGCATTTCGATGGACGTTCCCAAAGGCAAGGTGGTGACCCTGATCGGTTCCAACGGCGCCGGCAAGACCACCACCATGCGCGCCATCTCCGGCATGATCAAACCGAAGGGCGGGGAAGTCACGCTGGGCGGCAAGAACATCACCGGTCTGGATTCGCACAAGATCGCCCGCTTCGGGCTGGCCCACTCGCCCGAAGGCCGGCGCGTGTTCGCCACCATGAGCGTGATCGACAACCTGCTCCTGGGCGCCTTCCCTCGCTTTACCCGGGCGCGTCCCAAGGGGGATATCGCGCATGACCTGGAGCGCGCGCTGGAACTGTTCCCGCGCTTGAAAGAGCGGCAGGTCCAACTGGCCGGCACGCTCTCCGGTGGCGAGCAGCAGATGCTGGCCATGGCGCGCGCGGTGATGTTGAATCCTGAAGTGATCCTGCTGGATGAACCATCGATGGGCCTGGCGCCTATCCTGGTTGATGAAGTCTTCCGCATCATCTCGCGCTTGAAGGAGCAGGGCGTGACCATGTTGCTGGTGGAGCAGTTCGCTGCCGCCGCGCTCAATGTTGCGGATTACGGGTATGTGTTGGAGAATGGCAAGATATCCGTACACGGACCCGCCGACAAGCTGCAGAACGACCCGGCGGTCAAGGCCGCCTATCTTGGCGGTGGTGCGCATCACTGA
- a CDS encoding alpha/beta fold hydrolase, giving the protein MSGQQNVHIDVDGVSLHACLWGQQLAGRPAIVLLHDSLGSVALWRDFPARLVERTACPVIAYDRHGFGLSSARSDRLPLGFIEGEARPWLEAILQHFGVKRVVLFGHSVGGGMAVSAAAQMPQYVLGVITEAAQAFVEELTLRGIGEAAARFADPEQLVRLAKYHGNDMQQARWVLSAWIDTWRSPAFADWSLAPMLARLQCPVLALHGDLDEYGSLAHPRMIASLPAAFSGQGRYQVLAQCGHVPHREQPQQVLQATADFLLRCGVF; this is encoded by the coding sequence ATGTCCGGGCAGCAGAATGTGCATATAGACGTGGACGGCGTGTCCTTGCACGCCTGCCTGTGGGGGCAGCAGCTTGCAGGCCGTCCTGCCATCGTCCTGTTGCATGACTCCCTGGGATCAGTGGCCTTGTGGCGCGACTTTCCTGCGCGCCTGGTCGAGCGCACCGCTTGCCCGGTCATTGCTTACGACCGTCACGGCTTCGGCCTGTCCTCGGCACGCAGCGACCGGCTGCCACTGGGGTTCATTGAAGGCGAAGCCCGGCCCTGGCTGGAAGCGATCTTGCAACACTTCGGGGTGAAGCGGGTGGTGCTGTTTGGTCATAGCGTCGGCGGCGGCATGGCCGTGTCGGCGGCCGCGCAGATGCCGCAGTATGTGCTGGGCGTCATCACCGAAGCGGCCCAGGCCTTCGTGGAAGAGCTGACCCTGCGAGGGATTGGGGAAGCTGCCGCCCGTTTCGCCGACCCGGAGCAACTGGTGCGGCTGGCGAAGTATCATGGCAACGATATGCAGCAGGCCCGCTGGGTACTGTCGGCCTGGATCGATACCTGGCGCTCACCTGCCTTTGCCGACTGGTCGCTGGCGCCCATGCTGGCCCGTCTGCAATGCCCGGTGCTGGCCTTGCACGGCGATCTGGATGAGTACGGCAGTCTGGCTCATCCACGCATGATCGCCAGCCTGCCGGCGGCTTTTTCCGGTCAAGGCCGGTATCAGGTGCTGGCGCAGTGCGGCCATGTCCCGCATCGGGAGCAGCCGCAACAGGTGTTGCAGGCCACCGCCGATTTCCTGCTGCGTTGCGGCGTCTTCTGA
- a CDS encoding helix-turn-helix domain-containing protein — MSSNKSEFLTILGDRLAEERGRCGHTQKSVADQLEITARTQIKYEIGETAPDAYYLHGLGEIGIDVTYVLTGVRGATPSLEESELLSCFRAVDAGMRSALVQLLTGLSQMSKAAKKKRDFPAASDAKRTRPGRQRKVPVGQIEGGGDNQEDR; from the coding sequence ATGTCATCGAATAAAAGTGAATTTTTAACAATACTTGGTGATCGTCTGGCCGAAGAACGCGGTCGCTGCGGCCACACCCAAAAATCGGTAGCGGACCAGTTGGAGATCACGGCGCGCACGCAGATCAAGTACGAGATCGGCGAGACGGCACCGGATGCCTACTATCTGCATGGCCTGGGGGAGATCGGCATCGACGTCACCTATGTGCTGACCGGCGTCAGAGGCGCCACGCCAAGTCTGGAGGAGAGTGAATTGCTGTCCTGCTTCCGCGCCGTGGATGCGGGAATGCGTAGCGCGCTGGTGCAATTACTGACCGGCCTGTCGCAGATGTCCAAGGCGGCCAAGAAAAAGCGCGACTTCCCCGCCGCCAGCGACGCCAAGCGCACCCGTCCCGGGCGTCAGCGCAAGGTACCGGTGGGGCAGATAGAGGGCGGGGGCGACAATCAGGAAGATCGGTGA
- a CDS encoding spermidine synthase has protein sequence MLIRRKSIEAQANTKAGPNRRRQQLEADASKPRKPKYAPVTLSELEGVRYLHFGTEWVQGAMRIRKPDWIELEYAQQMMAWMLFNRTPRHIVQLGLGTGALTKFSYRQFPQAQVTAVELNPAVITICHSMFKLPEPDERLMIIESDALDFIIHAASHGIIDALQVDLYDATARGPVLDTPEFYQACYDSLAPGGVMTVNLFGDHPSYAKNLRAMEYAFDTVVSLPEVHDGNVVALAFKGQIEFDIPELYARAALIEAQTKLPAKSWVNGIKAGLSA, from the coding sequence ATGCTCATCAGAAGAAAATCCATCGAAGCCCAGGCCAATACCAAGGCTGGTCCCAACCGCCGTCGCCAACAGCTGGAGGCCGATGCCAGCAAACCCCGCAAGCCGAAGTACGCGCCGGTGACGCTGTCCGAACTGGAGGGGGTGCGCTACCTTCACTTCGGTACCGAATGGGTGCAAGGGGCGATGCGCATCCGCAAGCCCGACTGGATCGAACTGGAATACGCGCAACAGATGATGGCGTGGATGCTGTTCAATCGCACGCCGCGCCACATCGTGCAACTGGGACTGGGCACCGGGGCGCTGACCAAGTTCAGCTATCGGCAATTTCCCCAGGCGCAAGTCACCGCGGTGGAACTGAACCCGGCCGTGATCACGATCTGCCACAGCATGTTCAAGCTGCCCGAACCGGATGAGCGACTGATGATCATCGAAAGCGATGCCCTGGATTTCATCATCCATGCGGCCAGCCACGGCATCATCGATGCGCTGCAGGTCGATCTCTACGACGCCACCGCGCGCGGGCCGGTGCTCGATACCCCGGAGTTCTATCAAGCCTGCTACGACAGCCTGGCACCAGGCGGGGTGATGACGGTCAACCTGTTCGGCGACCATCCCAGCTATGCCAAGAACCTGCGGGCGATGGAATATGCCTTCGATACCGTGGTGTCATTGCCGGAAGTTCATGATGGCAATGTGGTGGCGCTAGCATTCAAGGGGCAGATCGAATTCGACATTCCCGAGCTGTATGCCCGTGCCGCCTTGATCGAAGCGCAGACCAAATTGCCGGCCAAGTCCTGGGTCAATGGCATCAAGGCAGGCCTGTCAGCATAA
- a CDS encoding MetQ/NlpA family ABC transporter substrate-binding protein, with amino-acid sequence MHLAAIIKRIAATAALTLALTPQGAGAQEKHKIKVGISVGSAEAIFEVVKKVAARDGLEIQTVVFSDYLQPNAALAAGDLDANAFQHRPYLESQIAARGYKIVPVGLTITAPLGIYSRKFKSVDQLPNGATIGIQNDPSNGNRALLLLQKAGLIKLKPGVGENGINATPLDIIDNPRKLKLIELDAAQLPRSLDDLAAASINNDYAYKAGLSLQKDTIAVEDPRGRYANIIATRVQDKDQPWVKKLVQAYHSEEVRKFIETEFKGSLVPAF; translated from the coding sequence ATGCATTTGGCTGCAATCATCAAGCGCATCGCCGCCACTGCTGCGCTGACATTGGCCCTGACCCCTCAAGGTGCCGGTGCGCAGGAAAAGCACAAGATCAAGGTCGGCATCTCGGTCGGCAGTGCCGAAGCCATTTTCGAGGTCGTCAAGAAAGTCGCCGCACGCGATGGTCTGGAGATCCAGACCGTGGTTTTTAGCGACTACCTCCAGCCCAATGCCGCGCTGGCTGCGGGCGATCTCGATGCCAACGCCTTCCAGCATCGTCCTTACCTGGAAAGCCAGATCGCTGCGCGCGGTTACAAGATCGTCCCGGTGGGGTTGACCATCACGGCGCCGCTGGGCATCTATTCGCGCAAGTTCAAGTCGGTGGACCAATTACCCAACGGCGCCACCATCGGCATCCAGAACGACCCTTCCAATGGCAACCGGGCGCTGTTGCTGCTGCAGAAGGCGGGCCTGATCAAGCTCAAGCCGGGCGTGGGTGAAAACGGTATCAACGCCACCCCGCTGGACATCATCGATAACCCGCGCAAGCTCAAGCTGATCGAACTGGATGCCGCCCAGCTACCGCGTTCGCTGGACGACCTGGCCGCCGCCTCGATCAACAATGACTATGCCTACAAGGCCGGCCTGTCGCTGCAGAAGGACACCATCGCCGTGGAAGATCCGCGCGGTCGCTACGCCAACATCATCGCCACCCGCGTCCAGGACAAGGATCAGCCCTGGGTGAAGAAGTTGGTGCAGGCTTACCATTCGGAAGAAGTGCGCAAGTTCATCGAAACCGAGTTCAAGGGTTCGCTGGTGCCGGCCTTCTGA
- a CDS encoding type II toxin-antitoxin system Phd/YefM family antitoxin gives MRTVHFTDARSNLKSVIDRVVEDADVTLITRRDAPNAVLMSQDYFDSLMETVHLLRSPANVAHLEKSIAQLRAGKLKEKMLGEP, from the coding sequence ATGCGAACCGTCCACTTTACTGATGCCCGCAGCAATCTCAAGAGCGTGATCGACCGCGTCGTCGAAGATGCAGATGTGACCCTGATTACCCGACGTGATGCGCCCAATGCGGTGTTAATGTCTCAGGATTACTTCGATAGCCTGATGGAGACCGTTCATCTTCTGCGCTCACCCGCCAACGTCGCGCATCTGGAAAAATCGATAGCCCAATTGCGCGCTGGCAAGCTTAAAGAGAAGATGCTCGGCGAGCCATGA